A window from Esox lucius isolate fEsoLuc1 chromosome 16, fEsoLuc1.pri, whole genome shotgun sequence encodes these proteins:
- the LOC105016174 gene encoding CCR4-NOT transcription complex subunit 9, which translates to MLATGAAATTALVQVDREKIYQWINELSSPETRENALLELSKKRESVPDLAPMLWHSCGTIAALLQEIVNIYPSINPPTLTAHQSNRVCNALALLQCVASHPETRSAFLAAHIPLFLYPFLHTVSKTRPFEYLRLTSLGVIGALVKTDEQEVINFLLTTEIIPLCLRIMESGSELSKTVATFILQKILLDDTGLAYICQTYERFSHVAMILGKMVLQLSKEPSARLLKHVVRCYLRLSDNPRAREALRQCLPDQLKDATFAQVLKDDTTTKRWLAQLVKNLQEGQVTDGRGIPLTAQ; encoded by the exons ATGTTGGCTACAGGCGCA GCTGCAACTACAGCACTGGTACAGGTGGATCGGGAGAAGATCTACCAGTGGATCAACGAGTTGTCCAGCCCAGAGACCAGGGAGAATGCCCTCCTGGAGCTCAGCAAAAAGAGGGAGTCTGTGCCGGACCTGGCGCCCATGCTCTGGCACTCATGTGGCACCATTGCCGCCCTCCTGCAG GAAATTGTGAACATCTACCCCTCCATAAACCCCCCAACGCTGACGGCACACCAGTCCAATCGAGTCTGCAATGCCCTCGCACTGTTACAGTGTGTCGCTTCCCATCCAGAGACTCG GTCTGCATTTCTGGCAGCACACATTCCTCTTTTCCTCTACCCCTTCTTGCATACCGTGAGCAAGACACGTCCCTTTGAGTACCTCCGCCTTACCAGCTTAGGAGTCATAG GGGCTCTTGTCAAAACAGATGAGCAGGAGGTGATCAACTTCCTGCTTACCACAGAGATCATACCCCTGTGTCTGCGTATCATGGAGTCAGGCAGCGAGCTCTCCAAAACG GTTGCTACTTTTATACTGCAAAAAATTCTGCTAGACGACACCGGACTGGCATACATATGCCAGACATATGAACGCTTCTCCCACGTGGCAATGATCCTT GGTAAAATGGTACTGCAGCTCTCGAAGGAACCCTCAGCACGTCTGCTGAAACACGTCGTACGCTGCTACCTTCGCCTGTCCGATAACCCCAG AGCACGAGAGGCGCTACGCCAATGTCTGCCCGACCAGTTGAAGGATGCCACGTTTGCCCAGGTTCTGAAGGACGACACCACCACCAAGCGCTGGCTGGCCCAGCTCGTCAAAAACCTGCAGGAGGGCCAAGTGACCGATGGCCGGGGCATTCCCCTGACCGCACAGTGA